One Primulina eburnea isolate SZY01 chromosome 4, ASM2296580v1, whole genome shotgun sequence genomic window, ATATACTCGTGTTATATTTTACTTAATTATAAGAGTGACGTAATTTAAAACCGagaaataaatacatgaaattaaatatttcagGAAATATTTGGAGGCAATAATTCACATTAAATTAGTTGCATTTAAAAAATTATCCTGATATTGTAATAGAATAATACTTTATATTAAACAAACGCCATGCGATCGTGATGTATATTAAAGCCAACTAGCGCCgccatttatataaaaaattgccATTTCTGGGTAATAATTAGACGTAATTGGTGGCTGCTTACTCTTGGATTAGCATTCATACCAACTCCTAAAAAGGATATTCTGGTTGGAGAAGTCTGAAAaagtatattattttatttgatagaTAACAATAatggctatatatatatatatattttgacttaatttaattattcaatTCATTATTGAAGCCAATTTGATTATAAAGGTTCAAACACGTTACATATTAcaaaaaaaatctataaataagatataATTCTCATTATTCAAGAGTCTCATTTTTTTAATGCTTAAACTCTTTAATTTTACGCCAGGCAAACCCCGGCTTCTTTACACCAGCTACTTGGACTCGCTTAAGAACTAGTTGGAATACTGATTACGATTACTTGGATCCATTTACGAGTCTGTAGAATAGTATGGATAATCACAATTTTATTGTGTGCAtacaaaaaaattacaaaatattaACCGGCTACCGATGTGAcatgaaatattatatatatgagaTTAAATATGCTTTGATATTACGTGGTATGGcggaaaaaataataaaatttagggaAAAAAATGATATATTAAGACCAAACTTTGACGATTTTAatgaataaaaaggaaaaatagaCTAACTTAAAATCTTGATTACTCCGTTCTTAAATATGCAAATTCCGAGTTATACTTTCATCATTACTAACTCAATGCACATAaatttatacataatttatctataattttaaaaatacccCCGGATAGGCCGTAACATCTCATCTTTGATCCCAGTGTCAAATAATTTCCATGTTATTTAATTaggtaaaaaaatatatatctatactattTATATATAGTTTATTGAGAATGAGCACTGATTTTTATACCAACTAATTTTAATTTCattgtatattttaaaattttatataatatatatccttattttatataatctatagtatttataatatatatatatatacacatactatatcattaaatttgtttaataaaaatatcCCAAGATTGAATTATCACCGTGTCACTCTCAttcaaaactattttaaaactccataattttttataaaatctatataattttaaatttttatataaaactacttaaactcaaaattaaaaaaaatacaatgcaCACATCATATGTCGATTGATACTAGTATAAATAAagtattatattaatttattgtaaatatatatTGAAAGGAAATAATATTTCGattttaaatgatatattttatttatttctttaatatAGTTTTCcatgttgatttgattgagcaaatatttaatataattttgcTTTCCTTAGATAATGAGATCATAATTCAAGAGATATGGTATTAGTGTTTAAAAAAGAGTTTATTCCTAATCAAACTCTCACTTTCCTTGTATTTTAGGTTTCCTTGTAGAGATATGATTCttcacctataaataagagGTAAAGCTCATTGATAAATGTTGCTTCGATATCGATCATAAATACACACGTAGCAGAGGTTTGTAGAGTAAAATTATTCTCGAAGTCGTTGCTGTTTGGAGTGGTGATTCCCGCATTGCGCTGAATGTTGCCAACATCTATAGACAACATCCGTAACGATGTTGACTGAAGATTGCATCTAATTGATAGTGGTTTCCGGGATCAAGTTTTGCTTTCTTGATTACGTTTATTTTTGTTTTGGTTATTTATTTTAGAGAGCTTTTATTTTCTCAACTTGGttaggaaattgatttttggtacaatcactagtgatatgtttttgtgtaaacattgtggttttctagtgattaatttttgccataaggcaccgcacaagtatttatacttaaatacttgtgcatatttaatcttgtccgtctatttatttcaagtcaatttgtgttataaaatttaattttccgctgcatgtagatgttgtccgagatgttgtaacatctggcacaacatttaattctgacaaaacacaaatttactATTCTTAATCTTATtctgatatttttattatttttagcatctgtcggacaaaataatctttacatatattatgattatattttggtttttgtttgatgttctaataataatataatatttatttgtttaaaaaatttatgaatttatcattaaaatttaaaaagaaagtATAATAATATGCGAATGGGTCCCAAAAGTAGGGAACAAGCTGATTAACTACTGCAGAATACACGACTGGTTGACCAAGTCAAAAACATAAGTCGCGCCTGTGCCGACACGACTTTTACTTTAATGCAGATCCACCTAATGTAGACCACGTGTTATGGAACTTTAGTAATATTCACTTATCTAGATAATTATGATATTAAAATTAAGTTTTCTGGTATTTATACATTTAACAAAATTATGGAcggtaaatttttactttttgacaaacattttattttaatataatgtcTTTTTGTGTGCtcgtatattttttttatgaataattatttttggaattaaattaatatttaaattataaaaaattatacataaaatatttataattattatttttaatttgtcaCATGATTGTTTGGATAATATGTGTTTCGTAAAAAATAACGATACAATTATATCAgaaaaatatttgtaatttgtttaaatataatgttaattatatcttaaattttttttgaagtaATTCTTTAGTGAGGTAAGATTAAATCGTTCATTTGTAAAATGGTCATACCAAGAGACCTAGTTATTTAATATAGGAcgtaaatttttatatatagaaTTAGTGTATGCATGCATATTTTGTGTACTCGTATaattgaaataattatttaaccataataattttttattttcaaattaatgaatttttctatatttttattaggacattatgaaattttttatgttaaataatAATTGTGTACGTGGaagctatttatttatttatttacaaattttacaCCATGGCACCAATGGCTACACTAATGTAATCAGATTTTATAAAATACAACAAAATTAGTTATATTAGTCTTcaacttaataatatagtataaataTTACTTCCGTGAGACAGATCGAACAGATATATATCTAgacaaaaaagtaatattttggcataaaaatattatttttaatgggTCAGGTCAAATAGTAGATTTTGACTTACAAAATTAACTCGTGATACTGTCTCTTACGAGtttttgtgatatatatattagtATATATTTGAACACACACAATGTGGGtgcaatataaaaattattattatatatagaaaaaattaatttaaatgtaatttaaaatataatttaatatcttATATCTTTAATAGTagcactacaaaaaaacggtatgcttagcgacggttttataaaaaatcgtcgctaaaatggcgacggtttttattttcCGTTGCTATATAGCGACAGTTCTTTAATAAACCGTCCCTTTAAAAATTAtagcaacggttttataaaaccggTCGCTAAAGTAGCCACGGTTTTAAAAaatcgtcgctataatagccACGGTtttaaaacaccgtcgctataatagccacggttttataaaaccggTCGCTAATATTGCGACTGTTCCACAAACCCGTCGCTAAACTAAACagacgacggttttattaaacaCCGTCGCTTTTGTGAAGCGACAGGTTAATATTAAATAGTCGCTATATTGGCGACGGAAAACAAAACCGTAGCTATATTTAACGTCGGTTTAATTAAACCGTCGTTATCTTCTAAAATAGCTACGTCTTTAAAACACCGTCGTCACTTTTTGCGACGTTCAaagttaaaccgtcgccgatttagatcggcgacggtttctaaattatgtcgctattagcgacggattttgaaaatccgtcgctattagAATCTTGGGAGGAATTCTCGCTTCTGCAACTGATTTTCTTCACACCTCTCCTCTGTCCCTTCGCTCACATTTGCGATCGATAAACAAGTCTTCTCTCGTGGACGGTTTTTAATTCAACTCAAGTAAGTTTTTTTGCaattcagtttttattttttgtatcgTTTATATATAATTAACATATAATATATTGTTAGTatgtatataataattttttggaaaacttgttataaatcctgggaggatgttaagacgacatcccacactcccggtaagggatacgacaagtataaaagtctataaaatttttaagcaaaataaattatgacacgtCATTATAATAATTAACATATAATATACTGTTAGTATGTATATAAAATTTTTTTggaaaacttgttataaatcctgggaggatgttaagacgacatcccacactctcggtaagggatacgacaagtataaaagtctataaaatttttaaacaaaataaattatgacacgtcattataataatgtgatatgatatacatatttGTTTAAAAATGACTAATATTACATACAAgatttaatttgaaaagaaaaatacatCCTACTTTTTATTTTGTAGGATAAAATGGATAACGATAGAAATTGGATGTATCGTCGGTTGGAGAATGGATTTGTAACGGCTGAATACTGTGTTGGTGTAGAGTCGTTTGTAGCATTTGCACTTAGTCATCCTGAGTGTTTATTAGATGGTAATATCCGTTGTCCTTGCAATCGAAAAAAATGTCAGAACCAAACATATGTAGATGAAGATACTGTGAAGGTACATCTCGGTCGTTATGGATTTGTACCGGATTATTATAACTGGTATTTTCATGGAGAGGAGTATATTCCCCCGGTCTTTCCTAATTTTAATATGGAAGTTCCTTCGTCATCTAGGTCTCGTGTAGCACCAGCAACTGCTCAAACTACAGCTCCGGAATTTTTGGATTTTCTGCAACAAAATGTTAACTTTGAAGAGAACCCAGAAAATGAGAATGTGAATTTTGGTGAAGAAAatcaaacaataaataatgttCCTGAAGATCCTGAAAGTCCAAACAGTTATATTAAATCATTGTATGAATGCATTAAATCAGCCGAAAAAGAAATTTGGGATGGAAATCCACACGGTCATACTGTGTTGTCTGTGCTCGCTCGGTTACTAAAGATGAAACAAGAACACAACATGTCCGAGCGCAATTACAATGACATGTGTCAACTTATGTCAGAGTTGTGTCCGTCTGATAACTTCGTCCCTGAGAGTTTTTACGCGaccaaaaaaattatcaaaGATCTAGGGCTTCCGGTTGAAAAAATTGATGCATGCAACAATAATTGTATGATATACTGGGGTGTTGACGAGGGTTTAACAGAGTGTAAGATATGTGAACATCCTCGATACAAACGTAGTAGAAGTCGATCTCGAAATCCTCAGAAGAAGGGAACtccgtacaagatgatgtaTTATTTTCCGATCACTCCACGTTTGCAAAGACTGTATGCTTCGAAAGCTACAGCGTCACATATGCGTTGGCATAATGACCATCATTTCGACGGTGACACTATGACACACCCTTCTGATTGTGCAGCGTGGCGTCATTTTGACGCTTTGCATCCATCTTTTTCAGCAGAAATCCGAAATGTGAGATTAGGATTGTCAACAGATGGATTTCAACCTTTTGGACAAAGTGGGCAGCAGTATTCGTCATGGCCTATCATTGTTACTCCATATAATTTACCACCTTGGATGTGTATGAAAGACGAATACATGTTTTTGACTGTGATTGCACCTGGACCAAGTAACCCCAAAGATAAATTGGACGTATTCCTTCAGCCATTAGTCGCCGAGCTACAATCCTTGTGGTCTAATGGTGTTCCCACGTACGATATCCACGCCCAACAAAATTTTGATATGCGTGCAGCTTTGATGTGGACGATAAGTGATTTTCCCGCGTACGCAATGTTGTCTGGTTGGAGCACTTCCGGAAAACAAGCATGTCCCCACTGCATGTCTGATTCAGACGCCTTTACCTTGCCATGTAGTGGCAAGACATCATGGTTTGACAATCACCGAAAGTTTTTACCTGCAGATCATCCACTGCGTCGTAGTAGGACAATGTTTCTAAGAGGTAAACAAGTGTCACAGCCGGCTCCTATCTCTAAACCTGGGGACGAATTGCTGAAAGAGTTGGACGAATTTGGTTTTAGACCTTCGTATGAGATGTACTCTGATATAATCAATAAGCAAATTTGTAGCTTGACTAGATGTGGTTGGAGAAGACAGAGTATTTTTTGGGAGCTGCCATATTGGAGTACGAACCTTATAAGACATAACTTGGATGTCATGCACATTGAGAAAAACgtctttgacaatgtcttcaatacGGTTTGTAATATACAAGGGCGTACGAAGGATAATGCCAAATCACGAGCTGATCTTGTTCGGATGGGTATTAGATCCGAGTTGCATCCATCTACAGCAGACGGGAAATTTCCGAAAGCAAATTACACACTTGACAAGGATGCTCGAAAAGTTCTTTTTAGATGGCTAAAAGAAGTTAGATTCTCTGATGGATATGTGTAAGCAAATTACCGTAAGCACTTGTAGTCTTCAAGGTATAACACATGAAATAGAAGTTGGATATATCGTAGTGTGGGAAATATGTTCTTAAGTGGTGAATTTTGTGTTGGTGTTGACATatttataataacaaaatttttgtttttgcagCTTACATAATATGTCTGGAGAACCGCCTCCTCCACCGCCTGATCACAGGATTCAGCTTACTATCAGGGATGGGATGTAAGTACTTTTTTTTTCATCGTAAAGTAATTGTTTAACAAAATTTTGTTCtacttatttaatttttttacgaAAACGATTACAATAACATGTATTCTTGGTTTTAGATTTGAGCAACATCATAACAGTGTCTCGAGATACATATCGAGACAGTTCGCAATGCAGACCTGTGATCCAGGCTGGTCGTGGAGACATGTGACACCTGAGCAGCGACAGTTTTACTGGGAGAGGTTTTGTGTAAGTCCTTATTAAAACAATCAATTTTTCCAAtaacatgtttaaatttttattaacctATTAAATTACTTAAATATTCCACATTGCAGTTGAGGTATAGATGGGCAGCGGATATTGATACTCAGGTACGAGACCTGTGGTTACGTAACAGTGCCATCCTATAAAGTCGGACCATTTATCGTTGGAGGAGCAGGGGCCAGCCTCCACAGACGGTCACGCCTGAGAGATGGGCTGCTTGGACTGCTGCTTGGCAGCAACAGGATTGGCAGGACAGAGCTGCCAAGAACAAGGCGAACAGGAACAGCGAGCCTGCAGGGGTAGGTACAGGGACGTCGAAGCACATTGCAGGTGCGAAGACATACAGCGCTCACGGACATGATCTGGTATTTCTTCTAGTTTAATAGTTTTCAATTGTActttaacatatatatatatatatatatatatatatgtatataaatatatatatatatatatatatttgtttacacttttaaattataatgttttacaattattaaatttatttcagCGAGCACAATATGGCAGAGATCCTACGTCGTGGGAGCTGTACGTACACACACATCGACATGTAGACGGATCTTTCGTTGACACGCGATCCCGCCTGAtccacgtaagtttattaaatttcgtTATTCTCATTAACGTTTCACTAAAAATAatccatttttatcaacatCACAGGAGAACATGGAGCGATCTTTGGCTCAGTCACTAAGTTCCGGTGAGGATGGATCAGAGCCTGTTGTCCCCAGCCCACAGTCGGTAAACAGCATGTTCAAGACTGTGGTTGGGGGGaagaagaaggggaggatgTATGGGTGTGGGTCCATGGCCAGCACCTTTTATCCCGATGAGATGGCTCCGGGTCGACGTGGTAGGTCATCGGATGTCGGTCCGTCGTCTGAGTCCCAGCGCGAGGCGGACATGCGCCAGATTCTGGAGTCATCGTTACGTCGTAACGATGAGCTTTGCGAGAGGATGCGGGCTACAGAGGCGGAGAACGTCATGCTGAGAGATCGCATGACGTCACTAGAGGAGCATGTCCGACTCCTGGTTGCAGGCATGTCACAGGGAGCTACCGCGCATACATCAGGTCGCACGCTGTCTGGACCAGGCACTTCTCACAGGGGTCGATCTCGTGGGGCAGCAGTTGGTTCTTCATCCCGTATTCACAGATTTTCATAGAGTTATATTCCTCCGACGCAAGAATACGGGGACGAGGACGAGGATGAGGACGATCAGGACGGCGACGACTACGACGACGATGAGACTCAGTCACCGTCACCGTAGTGATGTTTGTTTACATTTTTTTGAAGAATATTTGTATCAAACACTAGTTTGGAAATGTTATTTACTAATAtgattatatttttcaaatatgtTGTCAGTTTTTTTAGTAATTATACGGTACAAttgttttaatatatttttatttttaaaaaaaaaaacggaaTGGTGAATAGCGACGGAACAATTCTAACCGTCGCTACAATTCGCGACGGTTAGTGAAACAACCGTCGCTTTAACTGGCGACGGTTGTGAAAATACCGTCTCAAATTAAAGCGACTGTTTTTAATTGACAGTCGCTAATCGAAGCGACGGTTATTTCACCATCGTCggtatatttagcgacggttagaaGCATaatcgtcgctaaatatagcgacgttGTTGAAATTACCGTCGCTACAGTTAGCGTCGGTGTTATTTTGACCGTCGCTATACTGGAGACGGACTTCATCCTATAGACGGTCGCCAAATTGTCACGGTTATTGTGTCGCGTCGCTTGGGTGAGGCGACGACCCAAAAGGTCACGGGTCAACGGCACGTCGCTAGAACCGTCGCTTTGACCAATTCGCGACGGTTTAGCGACGGATAAACCCGTCGCAAATTGCTTTGGTTTTTTGTAGTGTAGTATTGAAAGAaagtaaaattaataaaatgatACAATGATGGTTAAATACATAAATTTAGTTTGATTCACAAAGTCATCAAATTCGGTTAGTAAGAGGGTTTCTTTCTCAATATATCTTATTAATTTTACtttcttattattatattaataattattattataatgaaTCAAAACTTTTAGGTGGATTTGAAATATGGATTACAAAAACCATTACATTTAAatgcaatttaaattaatttccGTGGAATATTCCTACTAGTTATTGGAATACAAAATTTTGCAAAGTAATTGTATCATGATttgcattaaaatttatttaaaatcaaTAGTTTCTTAAAATCATGTGTTTTTAGAGCACAGATAAAAGTCTCGTTTTTATTTCACTGTCATTATGTGATTTAAATTTTGCCCGTAATGATATACAACTCATCGTTGTAGCATAAATGACTTGAATTTGAAAACATACATGATCAAAAtcgtaaaagaaaaaaataaatgatcaaaattatatttttttttctaaaacttTAGTTCGTTCGTACTCGAGAgataatgtatatatattaaacAAACATTAAAAAGAAGGAGTGGAGCATTTTGTAACGTTTGAATACTACATTCAATAGGTCAGGCAAATTCTCCAGGTTCCATGACTAGAAGTAGCTAGAAAAACAACAATACTGGCTTTAAAACTTGAGCAGATGTATACATAATTACTGTTCAAATCCATGGCGGCGCATGGATAGCATTGCGCCAGATAATGTGATCAACAAAACCAGGATAAGAACTGCAGCAAATGATCCAATTAAAGATCCAGTAATGCGCTCGCAGAAGTTCTGGTACTGTTGGCAAATGGCAGACCAATTGGCGGAAGCATTgcctttatgtgctaaatacactatagctgctgctgctgaggcTCCAGCAGCAAGCACACCTTGCATTATCTGCAGGACATATAAGAACAAAGAAAATCACTTAAAATAAAGagtgaataaagttcaattatCATAATTGCAAATTGAAATGCAATTGTAAATCAGggtttattttgaaatttaaaacaGTTTCTTATTTAGTTCGTGCATGCACGTCCCTTGAATTCGTTGGACTTTATATTGATCGTGTCAAGctttatttttcaagaaaaattgagagaatagTCAGATTTGTCTAAGTTGgcttatttttttgttttgttcatTGAGTTTTTTTGCTTTTAAGTTCTATTTCGTTTGAGTGTCCACGTGATATCAAAACACGACGTTTAATAATTGAAATAGGTCAAAAAAACAAAAGTTAACTCACAAGACAGCCACCAGATTTTGACTAGataaattatcaaaataaaaaacagACCAACTAATTACACGACGATTTTAGAAATTTTCCCAAAAAGATGATATCAAGGCTTACTCTCGAGCTATATTAGAAGTAATAGTTTTGACAGAAGCACAACTTACGGAGTCCAAGAAGATCAGCAATGCTCTACTCTTTGCTGCTTTGATCCTTATAACATGATAGATCGACATTGGGAGAGTGAGAGCAAGGTATCCACATACGACTGCATTCACTATCACGAAAACCCTTTCGCCACAGAACAtgagataaaaaaattaaaaacaatatATAATTTCATATAAAAAAACATAACAGAAGTCATGTTAAATTTTACTACAAACCTGAAGGCCGAAATATCATCATACTGTGCTTGGAACAACACTGTCTGTGTCGAAAATGGGAGTGTTTCATTCGTCGTTCCCATTGCCACGGCACTTCCTAGCGTCCCGACAATTGCAACCATTCTTAAAACAAGATCAAGAATGGAAATCCCTTTTATCATCCCTTTTTCCTTTGGTGCTTCACGGGGTTCAATCGGTCCTTCTTCTTTCATTTTCGATTATTTTAACTTTTTTTCTATTGTTTTTGGCAATATGAGTAGAGTTAGTTGATATTCTAGAGAGATTTGATCAAGCAAAACCTTGGATTTATACAAGGACTTGATCAAACCTGAACAAATTTGCATGCCAAAGCAAAGTTTGGATCTTCCCAATTGTAACCTACCAATGGGTGTTTAGAAGAGTGGATGTTAGGTTTTGCAGGCTTGTTCTTATATACTTTTGCATACTTCAGCAATCCCAgtattgattattttatgaaagAAATAACATGATTTTCCTCTACATGATAAAGTATGAGTGAATTATCTAATACTAACCCTACCTGCTCTACTATCTATTTGTAGTTATTAAGAAGGTGAATTCCACGTTTTGTTGCTGATTCTTGGGACACAAATTATATAAAGAAATGGTAGAATAAATATGAGCAACAAGGATCTA contains:
- the LOC140829603 gene encoding uncharacterized protein, with product MDNDRNWMYRRLENGFVTAEYCVGVESFVAFALSHPECLLDGNIRCPCNRKKCQNQTYVDEDTVKVHLGRYGFVPDYYNWYFHGEEYIPPVFPNFNMEVPSSSRSRVAPATAQTTAPEFLDFLQQNVNFEENPENENVNFGEENQTINNVPEDPESPNSYIKSLYECIKSAEKEIWDGNPHGHTVLSVLARLLKMKQEHNMSERNYNDMCQLMSELCPSDNFVPESFYATKKIIKDLGLPVEKIDACNNNCMIYWGVDEGLTECKICEHPRYKRSRSRSRNPQKKGTPYKMMYYFPITPRLQRLYASKATASHMRWHNDHHFDGDTMTHPSDCAAWRHFDALHPSFSAEIRNVRLGLSTDGFQPFGQSGQQYSSWPIIVTPYNLPPWMCMKDEYMFLTVIAPGPSNPKDKLDVFLQPLVAELQSLWSNGVPTYDIHAQQNFDMRAALMWTISDFPAYAMLSGWSTSGKQACPHCMSDSDAFTLPCSGKTSWFDNHRKFLPADHPLRRSRTMFLRGKQVSQPAPISKPGDELLKELDEFGFRPSYEMYSDIINKQICSLTRCGWRRQSIFWELPYWSTNLIRHNLDVMHIEKNVFDNVFNTVCNIQGRTKDNAKSRADLVRMGIRSELHPSTADGKFPKANYTLDKDARKVLFRWLKEVRFSDGYV
- the LOC140829695 gene encoding uncharacterized protein, which gives rise to MERSLAQSLSSGEDGSEPVVPSPQSVNSMFKTVVGGKKKGRMYGCGSMASTFYPDEMAPGRRGRSSDVGPSSESQREADMRQILESSLRRNDELCERMRATEAENVMLRDRMTSLEEHVRLLVAGMSQGATAHTSGRTLSGPGTSHRGRSRGAAVGSSSRIHRFS
- the LOC140829696 gene encoding casparian strip membrane protein 1-like; this translates as MKEEGPIEPREAPKEKGMIKGISILDLVLRMVAIVGTLGSAVAMGTTNETLPFSTQTVLFQAQYDDISAFRVFVIVNAVVCGYLALTLPMSIYHVIRIKAAKSRALLIFLDSIMQGVLAAGASAAAAIVYLAHKGNASANWSAICQQYQNFCERITGSLIGSFAAVLILVLLITLSGAMLSMRRHGFEQ